One region of Herpetosiphonaceae bacterium genomic DNA includes:
- a CDS encoding alpha-mannosidase yields the protein MFFTAEKIAKQLPEIRQAIHREALPIPSFKFFEGQCDDARCPFFDDRDWRDFNVGEYWGGYDIVAWFRATVPIPAHFRDHKVALRFLVGPRDTGNSTAETLLFVNGAPLQAIDVWHDEAWLPPELLQAEQIQIALKAWSGVMSVPDRRRFRLAQLVRIDEPTERFYYLADTLLKAVNVLDENDLRRIRLLRALNGAFLTIDFTKPHSDAFYASIAAAERVLRGQVEHLAATSEIKPTVVGIGHSHLDLAWLWRLCHTREKAARTFATVLHLMRQYPEYYYLHASPQLFKFVKEDYPEIYAQIKERVAAGQWEMTGGMWVEADINLPSGESLVRQILYGKRFFRDEFGVDTRVLWLPDVFGYSWTLPQIMKQSGLDYFMTTKISWNQFNRFPYDTFHWRGIDGSEVLTHFVTTPEEHSHHYTYIGTLEPREVKGIWDNYKQKDINDTLLHVFGWGDGGGGPTKEMIEMGRTMRNLPGLPRVELAKAEPYFAELEARIAGQDVPVWDGELYLEYHRGTYTSQAHIKRANRKAEVLYHDAEWLSAVADVLTGQGLYPAETLREGWERLLLNQFHDILPGSSIRQVYEDSRADFAQINELGGDVLRRARAAIVERIGVAQESVVVFNSLSWTRAGLIELPWSEQWRHLTALLPDGTQATTQIVDEHGLKKVLLEVTDVPALGYQTLPLVPREHHAESADAITIAPERLENRFYRVALNERGQIVSLFDKQNEREVLPPRARGNVLQVFEDKPMNFDAWDIDPYFYEKMREIDQLIAVEVVEQGPLRGVLELQWRFYDSLITQRITLYGHSPRIDFRTEVDWRERQVLLKVAFPVAVRATKATYDIQFGSIERPTHSNTSWDYARFESVAHKWVDLSEGGYGVGLLNDCKYGYDVKHNVLRLTLIKSPIGPDETADRGRHVFTYSLLPHAGTWSQSAIVREGYDLNYPLLLETIAQPQPGKLPHTYAFAELDADNVVVETIKRAEDEDAWIVRVYECQQFQRNRVSLSFGQPIRRAVVCNLLEEDQEPARHDDRAITFGIVPYEIKTFKVWLA from the coding sequence ATGTTTTTCACCGCAGAAAAGATCGCCAAACAACTGCCTGAGATCCGCCAGGCGATCCACCGCGAGGCCCTGCCGATCCCCAGCTTCAAGTTCTTCGAGGGCCAGTGCGACGACGCGCGCTGCCCCTTCTTCGACGATCGCGACTGGCGCGACTTCAACGTCGGCGAGTACTGGGGCGGCTACGACATCGTGGCCTGGTTTCGCGCCACGGTGCCGATCCCGGCGCACTTCCGCGATCACAAAGTGGCGCTGCGCTTCCTGGTCGGGCCGAGAGATACCGGCAACTCCACCGCCGAGACGCTGCTGTTCGTGAATGGCGCGCCGCTCCAGGCGATCGACGTGTGGCACGACGAGGCCTGGCTGCCGCCTGAGCTGCTGCAAGCCGAGCAGATCCAGATCGCGCTCAAGGCCTGGAGCGGCGTGATGTCGGTGCCTGACCGGCGGCGCTTCAGGCTGGCGCAGCTTGTGCGCATCGACGAGCCAACCGAGCGCTTCTACTATCTGGCCGATACGCTGCTCAAGGCGGTCAACGTGCTGGATGAAAACGATCTGCGCCGGATCAGGCTGCTGCGCGCGCTCAACGGCGCGTTTCTCACGATCGATTTTACCAAGCCGCACTCCGACGCTTTCTACGCCTCGATCGCCGCAGCCGAGCGCGTGCTGCGCGGGCAGGTCGAGCACCTGGCGGCGACCAGCGAGATCAAGCCCACGGTCGTCGGCATCGGCCACTCGCACCTCGATCTGGCCTGGCTCTGGCGGCTGTGCCACACCCGCGAGAAAGCGGCGCGGACCTTCGCGACGGTGCTGCATCTGATGCGGCAGTATCCCGAATACTACTACCTGCACGCATCGCCGCAGTTGTTCAAGTTCGTCAAAGAAGATTATCCTGAGATCTACGCCCAGATCAAAGAGCGCGTCGCGGCGGGCCAGTGGGAGATGACCGGCGGCATGTGGGTCGAGGCCGACATCAATTTGCCGAGCGGCGAGTCGCTGGTGCGGCAGATCTTGTACGGCAAGCGCTTCTTCCGCGATGAGTTCGGCGTCGATACCAGGGTGCTGTGGCTGCCCGATGTCTTCGGCTACTCGTGGACGCTGCCGCAGATCATGAAGCAGAGCGGCCTGGACTACTTCATGACGACCAAGATCAGCTGGAATCAGTTCAATCGCTTCCCCTACGACACCTTCCACTGGCGCGGCATCGACGGCAGCGAGGTGCTGACGCATTTCGTCACGACGCCGGAAGAGCACTCGCACCACTACACCTACATCGGCACGCTGGAGCCGCGCGAGGTCAAGGGCATCTGGGACAACTACAAGCAGAAGGACATCAACGATACGCTGCTGCATGTCTTCGGCTGGGGCGACGGTGGCGGCGGCCCGACCAAAGAGATGATCGAGATGGGCCGCACGATGCGCAATCTGCCGGGATTGCCCCGCGTGGAACTGGCGAAGGCCGAGCCGTACTTTGCCGAGCTTGAGGCGCGCATCGCCGGGCAGGACGTGCCGGTCTGGGACGGCGAGCTGTATCTTGAGTATCACCGGGGCACCTACACCTCGCAGGCGCACATCAAGCGCGCCAACCGCAAAGCTGAGGTGCTCTACCACGATGCCGAGTGGCTGAGCGCCGTGGCCGATGTGCTGACGGGCCAGGGCCTCTATCCTGCCGAGACGCTGCGGGAGGGCTGGGAGCGGCTGCTGCTCAATCAGTTCCACGACATTCTGCCGGGATCGTCGATCCGCCAGGTCTATGAGGATAGCCGCGCGGACTTCGCGCAGATCAACGAGCTGGGCGGGGATGTGCTGCGCCGGGCACGCGCCGCGATCGTGGAGCGGATCGGCGTGGCGCAGGAGAGCGTGGTCGTCTTCAACTCGCTCTCGTGGACCAGAGCCGGCCTGATCGAGCTGCCGTGGTCGGAGCAATGGCGGCATCTCACAGCGCTGCTGCCAGATGGCACCCAGGCGACGACGCAGATCGTCGACGAGCATGGCCTGAAAAAGGTGCTGCTGGAAGTCACCGATGTTCCCGCGCTGGGCTACCAGACGTTGCCGCTGGTGCCGCGCGAGCACCACGCCGAGAGCGCCGACGCGATCACGATCGCGCCGGAGCGGCTGGAAAACCGGTTCTACCGCGTCGCGCTGAACGAGCGCGGCCAGATCGTCTCGCTCTTCGACAAGCAGAACGAGCGCGAGGTGCTGCCGCCCAGGGCGCGCGGCAACGTCTTGCAGGTCTTTGAAGACAAGCCGATGAACTTCGACGCCTGGGACATCGACCCGTACTTCTATGAGAAGATGCGCGAGATCGACCAACTGATCGCCGTCGAAGTGGTCGAGCAGGGGCCGCTGCGCGGCGTGCTTGAGCTTCAGTGGCGCTTCTACGACTCGCTCATCACGCAGCGGATCACGCTCTACGGGCACTCGCCGCGCATCGACTTTCGCACCGAGGTCGATTGGCGGGAGCGCCAGGTGTTGCTGAAGGTGGCGTTTCCCGTGGCCGTGCGCGCCACCAAAGCGACCTATGATATTCAGTTCGGCAGCATCGAGCGCCCGACGCACTCGAATACAAGCTGGGACTACGCGCGCTTCGAGAGCGTGGCGCACAAATGGGTCGATCTCTCTGAGGGCGGCTACGGCGTCGGGCTGCTCAACGATTGCAAGTACGGCTACGACGTGAAGCATAACGTGCTGCGGCTGACGCTGATCAAGTCGCCGATTGGGCCGGATGAGACGGCAGATCGCGGCAGGCACGTCTTCACCTACAGCCTGCTGCCGCACGCCGGGACGTGGAGCCAAAGCGCGATCGTCCGCGAAGGCTATGATCTCAACTATCCGCTGCTGCTGGAGACGATCGCGCAGCCGCAGCCGGGCAAGCTGCCGCATACCTACGCCTTCGCCGAGCTGGACGCCGATAACGTGGTGGTCGAGACGATCAAGCGGGCGGAAGACGAGGACGCCTGGATCGTGCGCGTCTATGAGTGCCAGCAGTTCCAGCGCAACAGGGTCAGCCTCAGCTTCGGCCAGCCGATCCGCAGAGCCGTCGTGTGCAACCTGCTCGAAGAAGACCAGGAGCCAGCCCGCCACGACGATCGAGCGATCACCTTCGGCATCGTGCCCTATGAGATCAAGACGTTCAAGGTGTGGCTGGCGTAG
- a CDS encoding tetratricopeptide repeat protein, with the protein MTGEAFGQWVRRCRKAWDLTQAELAQRVGCAEITIRKIEANEVRPSRHFINRLADQLKIAPDERPAFIAAGRGQPQRQFNNLLAPPNPLIGRAREVAAACHRLRDPGVRLLTLTGPGGAGKTRLGIQIAAELLDDFRDGVCFVALATIDDDSLVASTIAQALDLSEAGGQPIDELLSSYLRDKQMLLVLDNFEQVVAAAPVIAGLLAHARQLKLLVTSRVVLHLSGEHELPVPPLALPDAQALPPVDVLSQYAAVALFVDRARAVSPRFSLTPANATAVAQICTRLDGLPLAIELAAAWIKLLTPQALLAKLEQRLSLLTGGARDLPARQQTLRDAIAWSYNLLEPDAQALFRRLGVFVAGCTLEAVEAICAADTDRAPTTEREAVLRGLLSLIDQSLLRRVEATDGTVRFAMLETLREFALECIAAAGELNLLRQRHARYFLALAEAAGPHLQDTEQEAWLDRLEAEHENLRAALDWCCGPSGDAEAAWSLVELLWEFWLVRGYISEGRAWIATVQALPTTSRPTLARVRALCGGGRLAWAQNDWRQATLLLEASLAISRELGDTAASACTLNYLGQVAEAQGAYDRAATLFDESLALFQELGDHEGSATALTSRAQIAQAQGDYLYALALLERSLALFQELGDRRGCAVAMTVQGQVRHAQAAYTHAVELFEAGLTLFQSLGYRHGMAWALTNLGQAVLAQGAYDRAATLFDESLALFQELGDRRGYAWALTNQGQAARAQGDERRAVTLLERSLALFQELNDRRGYAWALLYRGHVAQAQAAYHAAARYFADSLGLFRALDDAWYCVECLTGLAAAFVELDRPVVAARLCAAVAALRATGDHQDLPAEHSGTLAALRLMLDDATFAQASSAGSALTLDQAIDEALELERMVGGAAPVGHSVIDQHAWLPD; encoded by the coding sequence ATGACCGGCGAGGCGTTTGGGCAATGGGTCAGGCGGTGCCGCAAGGCATGGGATCTCACGCAGGCCGAGCTGGCGCAGCGGGTTGGCTGCGCCGAGATCACGATCCGCAAAATCGAGGCGAACGAAGTTCGGCCTTCGCGTCACTTCATCAATCGGCTGGCCGATCAGCTCAAGATCGCGCCGGACGAGCGCCCCGCCTTTATCGCCGCCGGTCGCGGGCAGCCACAGCGCCAGTTCAACAACCTGCTCGCGCCGCCCAACCCGCTGATCGGACGCGCGCGCGAAGTTGCTGCTGCGTGCCACCGGCTGCGTGATCCCGGCGTGCGGCTGCTGACGCTGACCGGCCCCGGCGGTGCGGGCAAGACCCGGCTCGGCATTCAGATCGCCGCAGAGCTGCTCGACGATTTCCGCGATGGCGTGTGCTTTGTCGCGCTGGCGACCATCGACGATGATAGCCTGGTAGCCTCGACGATCGCACAGGCGCTCGATCTGAGCGAGGCGGGCGGGCAGCCGATCGACGAGCTGCTGAGCAGCTACCTCCGCGATAAGCAGATGTTGCTGGTGCTCGATAATTTCGAGCAGGTAGTTGCAGCCGCGCCTGTGATCGCCGGGCTGCTGGCCCATGCGCGGCAGCTTAAGCTGCTTGTCACCAGCCGCGTGGTGCTGCATCTCTCAGGCGAGCATGAGCTGCCGGTGCCGCCGCTGGCGCTGCCCGACGCGCAAGCGCTGCCGCCGGTCGATGTCCTATCGCAATATGCGGCGGTGGCGCTCTTTGTCGATCGGGCGCGCGCAGTGTCTCCGCGCTTCAGCCTCACGCCCGCGAACGCCACCGCCGTCGCCCAGATCTGTACCCGCCTGGATGGCCTACCGCTGGCGATCGAGCTGGCTGCCGCCTGGATCAAGCTGCTAACGCCGCAGGCGCTGCTTGCCAAGCTGGAGCAGCGGCTCAGCCTGCTGACGGGCGGTGCCCGCGATCTTCCGGCACGTCAGCAAACGCTGCGCGACGCCATCGCCTGGAGCTACAACCTGCTCGAACCCGATGCGCAGGCGCTCTTTCGTCGGCTGGGGGTCTTCGTGGCCGGGTGTACGCTCGAAGCGGTAGAGGCGATCTGCGCCGCCGACACAGATCGCGCGCCGACCACCGAGCGTGAGGCGGTCCTGCGGGGGCTGCTGTCGCTGATCGATCAAAGCCTGCTGCGCCGCGTGGAGGCGACGGACGGCACGGTACGCTTTGCGATGCTGGAAACGCTGCGCGAGTTCGCGCTGGAGTGCATAGCTGCGGCGGGCGAGCTGAATCTGCTCCGGCAGCGGCACGCGCGCTATTTCCTGGCGCTGGCCGAGGCCGCCGGTCCGCACTTGCAGGATACGGAGCAGGAAGCCTGGCTGGATCGGCTTGAGGCCGAGCATGAGAACCTGCGCGCCGCGCTGGATTGGTGCTGCGGCCCGTCTGGCGACGCCGAGGCCGCCTGGTCGCTGGTGGAGTTGCTGTGGGAGTTCTGGCTGGTGCGCGGCTATATCAGCGAGGGCCGGGCCTGGATCGCGACGGTGCAGGCGCTGCCGACGACCAGCCGACCGACGCTGGCGCGGGTCCGCGCGCTGTGTGGCGGCGGTCGGCTGGCGTGGGCACAGAACGACTGGCGGCAGGCGACGCTGCTGCTTGAGGCCAGTCTTGCCATCAGCCGCGAGCTGGGCGATACTGCGGCCAGCGCGTGTACGCTCAACTACCTGGGACAGGTCGCGGAGGCGCAGGGCGCGTACGATCGCGCGGCGACGCTCTTCGACGAAAGTCTGGCGCTGTTTCAGGAGCTTGGCGATCACGAGGGCAGCGCTACGGCGCTGACCAGCCGCGCTCAGATCGCGCAGGCGCAGGGCGATTATCTGTACGCGCTGGCGCTGCTCGAACGCAGCCTGGCGCTGTTTCAGGAGCTTGGCGATCGGCGCGGCTGCGCGGTCGCGATGACCGTGCAGGGCCAGGTGCGGCATGCGCAAGCCGCGTACACGCACGCGGTCGAGCTGTTTGAGGCCGGGCTGACGCTCTTTCAAAGTCTAGGCTACCGTCACGGCATGGCCTGGGCGCTGACCAATCTTGGACAGGCGGTGCTCGCGCAGGGCGCGTACGATCGCGCGGCGACGCTCTTCGACGAAAGCCTGGCGCTGTTTCAGGAGCTTGGCGATCGGCGGGGCTATGCCTGGGCGCTGACCAATCAGGGCCAGGCCGCGCGGGCACAGGGCGATGAACGGAGGGCGGTGACGCTCTTGGAGCGAAGTCTGGCGCTGTTTCAGGAGTTGAACGATCGGCGGGGCTACGCCTGGGCGCTGCTGTATCGGGGCCATGTGGCGCAGGCGCAGGCAGCCTACCATGCCGCCGCGCGCTACTTCGCAGATAGCCTCGGCCTGTTTCGCGCGCTCGACGATGCCTGGTACTGCGTCGAGTGCCTGACCGGTCTGGCGGCGGCGTTTGTGGAGCTGGATCGCCCAGTGGTGGCCGCGCGGCTCTGCGCGGCGGTGGCGGCGCTGCGTGCTACCGGCGACCACCAGGATCTTCCCGCCGAGCACAGCGGCACGCTCGCCGCGCTACGCCTGATGCTGGATGATGCTACGTTTGCGCAAGCTTCCAGCGCAGGCAGCGCTCTGACGCTCGATCAGGCGATCGACGAGGCGCTGGAGCTTGAGCGCATGGTCGGCGGCGCTGCGCCCGTAGGCCATTCAGTCATCGATCAGCACGCCTGGCTGCCCGATTAA